The window GCTTAAATGCGACAGGCAGAAGACGATTCTGCGGAGCGGCGTTCTTTGCCGCATAGCCGGATCAGCTTCTGACCCGAGCATTTGGCCGTCGGAGCTAGACAATATGAAATGCGGAAGCGCCTGTTCAGCCCCGAAAAGCGCTGGAGGACCTGAAGATAAAGGCGCCTTTTGCCTTTTCTCCAGGTCTGAACCGACTCGAGGGGCTAGGCGCTGGAGCTAGACAATAGGAAATGCGGAAGCGCCTGCTCAGCCCCGAAAAGCGCTGGAAGACCTGAAGATAAAGGCGCCTTTTGCCTTTTCTCCAGGTCTGAACCGACTCGAGGGGCTAGGCGCTGGAGCTAGACAATAGGAAATGCGGAAGCGCCTGTTCAGCTCCGAAAAGCGCTGGAAGACCTGAAGATAAAGGCGCCTTTTGCCTTTTCTCCAGGTCTGAACCGACTCGAGGGGCTAGGCGCTGGAGCTAGACAATAGGAAATGCGGAAGCGCCTGTTCAGCTCCGAAAAGCGCTGGAAGACCTGAAGATAAAGGCGCCTTTTGCCTTTTCTCTAGGTCTGAAGCGACTCGAGGGGCTAGGCGCTGGAGCTAGACAAAGAGAGTACGTAAAAAAATTACATATTCTCTACAAAAAAACTGTTCGAGGCAGATGTATCTCCCTCGAACAGTTCTGTTACAAATCTTTAATTTTAAACTTCACATACTGACTTGTATAGGAGGCAAATACTCCAAAGATGATGAAATAGAACATCGTATACAATTTCAGTTCCCAAATATTATAGTAGAATCCGGAAAACCCGGTTGCAAACCAGAAGGCTATCATGAACTTGCCAAATACCGTTTTACGTTCTTTCCAGAATAGCGCAAACATGGCTAGGAGAAACGCTGCAAACAGCACAACTCCTGCAACCCCAGTTTCGGCAATTACTTGGATGTATTGATTGTCCGAGTAGAAGTACTTTCCACCGTAGATGTCTGAACGGATCCCATAATACTTATAGATGGGCGATCCGTATGACAATGTGGCAGATCCGCCAAATGAACCGAATCCTGCACCCGCTATAGGATAATCCTTGAATACTTCAAACCCTTTATTAATATAGAAGAAACGTCCGCTTTCCGTCATAAGCGCCAAATTCTTTTGATCGAATGTCTCACCGAAACGTTCACCAATGCTACCTGGACCGGTTGGTGGTGCTTTAAGGCCGAGCGTTTCGAAGTATTGGACACCCAAATTGACCGGGTAATAGATCAGCAGGAATGCAGCCACACCTGCAAGCACAAGTCGTTTCAGGAGTTTCCAGTTTTTCGACAGCGTAATGAAAATCACACCAAGAACAACAGCAGAAATCCAGGTCCCTCTTGAATAAGTAAGGATGAATACACCGAGGAACAAGACAAGATTAATATTCAGGAACCATTTATATTTCTCGGTCTTGTAGATTGATTGAAGAAACAGGATGGCAAGAATACCGAAAAGCAGTAACAATGCGAGTGAATTCGGATTTCCAGGCAGTCCATAGATTCTTACAAAGTTCGTTGCCGATAATGTTTTATATTTCCAAACATCCGGCAATAGAAATTGTCTCATCGACAATTTTTCAATAATGCCATGAACTGAAACGATTAGGCTTGTCCATACGGTTACCCATGCGAGACGCTGGAACCATCCTTCCGGTAACAGCATCCGTGAAACAGTGTAGTAAAGCACATACATAATGATAAACGTCCGTAATTGGAAAATGACTGCGGAAGGTAACACGCCTTGAACCAACCCGCTGACAGCCCCGAACAATAGGAAAGCAAAAAATGCCCATTCAAACCATTTGAATGAAAACAATGACTTCCAATCTTTTCTTCCTGCAATGATTACTTTTGCAAATGCGATCAATGTGATGAGATCACCGATTAGCTTAAGTCCCGGGTTCACTTCTACAAGAAGTGGTCGGATACTGACATAGACTACAAGGAATAAAAGACTTTGTTGCGGCCTGAAAAATGCGAATAGCGCAAAGAACAGGGACGTTAGGACAAGCGCAATTGACGACGGAAGCATCAATGCTATCCCTAGGATTGCTAATGCTGCAATGAAATACAATGTGTCTTTATCTTTTAAGTTCTGTTTTATTGTTGTCATGAAATAGTTTTCCCTTTCTACGACTAGATCGCCTCATAATATAATTGACAAAGTCCCCTGTAATTATAGCATCTTATAGGACGTTGTGGTTTAACCTTTAGTTTCATATTTGTTACAAATTCTTCTATTGATAATTAGTCCTATTATTCTAGCAGATTTCTGCTACTATTAAGTAAGAATATAGAAGGAGGTTTACAGGTGAAAAAATTAATTACTTTCACTTTACTCACACTACTTATGTTCTCTCCTTTCTTCCAGCTAGAAGCACAGGCGAGTGACATTAAAGGTCATCAGATGGAAAGCGACTTGAATTATTGGATCGGGAAAGGCGTCATCAAGGCAGACGCAAAAGGGAATTACAATCCCAATAAAGCCGTTACGAGAGGCGAATTTGCTTCATATATCGCACGTGCTCTCAAATTGCCTGTTTCCACAAAGTATACATTCAAAGACTTAAAATCAAATACTAGTCTTACAATTGAAATCCAAAATGCGGCTGGCGCGGGAATTCTTTCGGGTTATCCGGATGGCACATTCAAAGCCGGTGAAAAAATCACTCGTCAACAGATGGCAGGC of the Sporosarcina sp. FSL K6-1508 genome contains:
- a CDS encoding O-antigen ligase family protein; the encoded protein is MTTIKQNLKDKDTLYFIAALAILGIALMLPSSIALVLTSLFFALFAFFRPQQSLLFLVVYVSIRPLLVEVNPGLKLIGDLITLIAFAKVIIAGRKDWKSLFSFKWFEWAFFAFLLFGAVSGLVQGVLPSAVIFQLRTFIIMYVLYYTVSRMLLPEGWFQRLAWVTVWTSLIVSVHGIIEKLSMRQFLLPDVWKYKTLSATNFVRIYGLPGNPNSLALLLLFGILAILFLQSIYKTEKYKWFLNINLVLFLGVFILTYSRGTWISAVVLGVIFITLSKNWKLLKRLVLAGVAAFLLIYYPVNLGVQYFETLGLKAPPTGPGSIGERFGETFDQKNLALMTESGRFFYINKGFEVFKDYPIAGAGFGSFGGSATLSYGSPIYKYYGIRSDIYGGKYFYSDNQYIQVIAETGVAGVVLFAAFLLAMFALFWKERKTVFGKFMIAFWFATGFSGFYYNIWELKLYTMFYFIIFGVFASYTSQYVKFKIKDL